Within Candidatus Atribacteria bacterium, the genomic segment ATTATGTCTACTTTCCACTCCTCCCAATAATTTAAAAAAAGCTTTTTATCATTTTAAACAAATAAAACTATCAAAGCAAATTATTTATTCACCAAAAAATTAATCTTATTATAAATTATCTCACATAAAAGAACAAAAACCTTATTTTAAAGGTAAAATCAACTTCCCGATATCCAACATGCTCCTCCTTGTGAACTTTTTACACAATTATTAATAAATTTGACTCCTCTTGCACCATCTTCAAAAGTAGGGAAATCCAATTCTTTCTCACTCTGGTAAGGTTTTCCTGCTTTTTTAGCCAGTAAGGCATTGTAAAAATTTAAATAAATATTGGCAAAAGCTTCATATACGCCTTCAGGATGCCCTCCTGGAAGCCGAGAGACTCTCAAAGCTAAAGGATACAAACTATCTCTTCCCCGAGATAAAATCTGAAGCGGATGGTTATGAAACGCAACTTTTAAATAATCAGGTTTTTCTTGCTGCCATTCAACTGAACCCTTTTCTCCCAAAATACGAAACTTTAAACCATTATTATGTCCAATAGCTACCTGGGAACACCAATAGATTCCCCGAGCTCCATTGCGATATTTGATTAAAATTTCTGCATTGTCGTCAAGCGCCCTTCCCTTTACAAAAATGTCTAAATTAGCACAAAGGGAATCAATTTCTAAACCGGTTACATAAGAGATAATGTTTTCGATATGGCATCCGATATCTGCTACACAATTAGACTTCCCAGAGTATTTGGGATCTGTTCTCCATAATGCTTGCCTATTTTTTCCTTCTTTCTCAACTAATTTAGCTAACCATTCCTGGAGATATTCTCCCATAACCATCCGAATCTTTCCGATCTCACCTTTAGTGATAATCTCACGAGCATGTTTTACCATGGGATAACCGGAATAAGTATAAGTCACACAACCAAGCAGATTTTTTTTCTTAGCTAATTCCGCTAATTCCTCAGCTTCCTCAACTTTTAAAGTCAAGGGTTTATCACACACTACATTAATACCTTTTTCCATAAAAGCTTTGGCTATCTCAAAATGTGAACTATTCGGAGTCACAATGACAACAAAATCAATTTTATCCTCCCTTACTCCCTCCTTATCAGACATTTCCTTAAAATTTTTATAGAGTCGCCTGGGATCTAAATCAAGTTTTGCACCTGTAGACAAAGTATTATTATAGCTTCTG encodes:
- a CDS encoding Gfo/Idh/MocA family oxidoreductase, with product MNEMLNFGMVGGGSGSLIGEVHRKAASFDRKAKLVSACFSRSYNNTLSTGAKLDLDPRRLYKNFKEMSDKEGVREDKIDFVVIVTPNSSHFEIAKAFMEKGINVVCDKPLTLKVEEAEELAELAKKKNLLGCVTYTYSGYPMVKHAREIITKGEIGKIRMVMGEYLQEWLAKLVEKEGKNRQALWRTDPKYSGKSNCVADIGCHIENIISYVTGLEIDSLCANLDIFVKGRALDDNAEILIKYRNGARGIYWCSQVAIGHNNGLKFRILGEKGSVEWQQEKPDYLKVAFHNHPLQILSRGRDSLYPLALRVSRLPGGHPEGVYEAFANIYLNFYNALLAKKAGKPYQSEKELDFPTFEDGARGVKFINNCVKSSQGGACWISGS